The following nucleotide sequence is from Spirochaetota bacterium.
CCTTGTATCTATATCAGTCCTTTATGATACGACTCGCAAAAGGATCCTGCTGGCGGCGATGGGGAGATCGGCAACGCGAAATCCTTCTGATATCCCGACGATATCGGGAAATTCAAAACTGTCAAGCCAAATCGGTGCAGGGGTCGGACACTCCGGCACATATTTCAACTATCCTGTTACATTGAACTGGGGGAGTATACCGGCACGGGAGGTTGAAGCGCATAAAAGCGAAGGCCCCCTGCGGGCCTGGTGGGCGGCCTGTACGCGTGCCCAGATGCCTCGGGGTTCCCGAATTCGCCGGGGAATTGACCCGACGAAGTATGCGCAGATACCGCTATTCCACCCTGAACGAGGGGTAGCGATCGACTATGCCCCCCAGGAACGCGAGGACGTTCGCCGCATAATTGTAATAGCTCGCCATGAAGTTGAAGAGGATGTGCGGCCAGCTTCGGGTGGCGATCAGCGATATCAGACCCGCGAACGAAATGAGGACGGCCCCCAGGCTCAGAAGGAACAGGAGAAGCAGGTGCGGGAGCGCCACGACGAGCATTCCCACGCCGGTCGCGCGCAGCAATGCCATCCAGCGTGAATTGCGCGCGGGGAATATCACGTTCAGTTGCAGGGGGTAGTCAATGCTGGACTTGCCGGCATACGGGGGCATTTCCTCGACCACGTCCGCGGCGCAGGCACCTAATGAGATCATGTAGCGGAGCGTCTTCTCCTGAATCTCGGCGAAATCCTCCTGCCACCTTCCGCCGAAAAGCGTGATCCAAGTATTCACGGCACCCAGGATCATCGTGAGCAGGGTATAGATGAACAGGACGATAAAATGCGGGATAAGCGCAATGTAATAAAGGCAGAACAGGCGCAGGAGCGCGCCGATTCTCGAATAGCCCAGCGAATGGTCGATTGAAAAATTGACCGCTCCCCCCGGGACCGTGTCATGCACCTCGACAGCCGTTTCGGGATGCTCGATATCGTACACGGGACCCGTTCTTTCATTTTCAATATCGAGTATGGAATCGGGGGCCGCTGCGGTGATTCCGGTCCTGGTACGCAGGGGCCTGTGAGCGATCGTAAAATCTTCCTGCTCGAGCCGGTCGATGTCGATCTCCGGCAGTTTTTCCGATTCGAACTCGTCCGTGACGAGCCGGGACCCGGCCCCCTCGGGCCTGGTGAGATCGTCGATGCTCAGGCTCGGGTCTATTTCCTTCAGGTTGAGCTTGATGTCCTCGTCCTCGATGAGGTCGAGCGGCAGGTCGTCCTCCAGGGTGGACTTCAGTTCCTGTTCGCTCAGGTCGTCGATGCTGAGTCCTGTATCGTCCAGCGTGAGCCTTTCGTCTTCGTCGAGCTCCACGCCCTTTTTAAGTTCTTCTTCCTCTTCGAGGGTAATGTCCAGGGAATCGAGGTCGATCGTCGTGCTTTCATCCTCGTCCAGCCTGACGGTCTTTTTCCCGGGCGCGTCTTTCAGGAAATCCTCGTCCATCAGGAAATCTTCGCCGGGACCCGCTTCCTTGTAGACGGCCTTTCCGCCCGGCTCTTCCTCGAGCTCGATGTCGAGCGTATCGAGGTCGATGGTAATGCTTTCGTCCATATCTGAGGACGGCTTTTTCGTGGGTTCCCTGGAAAAAATCTCGTCAGTTTTTATCTCGTCGTCGAGGGTGATATCTTCCTGCAATTCGAATTCGTCGAGGTCTGTCTTCGCCTTCGCGCCCTTCGTCTTTGCCGCGGGGGTGGAATAGGTTACGATATCGTCGAGGTTCAGGTCGTCGTCGGCGGCTGCGGCCTCACCGCCCTTCCTGGCCCTGGGCTCGGCCGAGACCCCGGCCGGAACCCTTTCATCTTCGTCGAACAAGATGTCATCGAACGCGTCGGCGGACTTTTCCTTGGCGCCTTTGGCAGGCGCCTCCTCTATTCCCGAGGCAAAATCCTCGAGACTCAGCGGTTCGTCATCCAACTCCTGTTCCGCGGGGCCCGATTTCGGCTTCGCCGATTTCTTCTGACGCGGTTCATCGATAAAATCGAATTCATCCCCGGACGCGTCCGCCGGCGTCGCCGTCCTGGAGGGTGCGTCCTCATCGCCGATTACGTCCCCAAGGTCCCTGTCCAGCATATCGCTTTCAAACGCCAGGTCGTCTTTTACCGGGGCCTGCGCACCGCGGGCCGAGGGGGGTTCGACGATAAAATCATCTTCCGGGGGCATAACGGCCGTGCGTTTCCCGGCGGCGGGCGCAGGTGACTCCTCACCGAAGTCGAACGCCCCGGAATCGCCATCCGCATGAATCCTGTTATCGATAATGACGTTCGTGCCGCATTTCGGGCACGAAAATCCGAATTTTTTGTTTTCGATTTTTTTATCGTCTACCGCGTAAGCCGCGTCGCAGTGGGTGCACCTTACTATCATCGCATTCTCCTGATCTCTTATCTACCCGGACAATACCTTTCGTTCAAATTGTGCTGGATTATCAGCGGTGAAATAAAGACGAACAGGGGCAGATACCACTTCATCTCCCTACCGTTAAGCTCTTCC
It contains:
- a CDS encoding DUF4389 domain-containing protein yields the protein MIVRCTHCDAAYAVDDKKIENKKFGFSCPKCGTNVIIDNRIHADGDSGAFDFGEESPAPAAGKRTAVMPPEDDFIVEPPSARGAQAPVKDDLAFESDMLDRDLGDVIGDEDAPSRTATPADASGDEFDFIDEPRQKKSAKPKSGPAEQELDDEPLSLEDFASGIEEAPAKGAKEKSADAFDDILFDEDERVPAGVSAEPRARKGGEAAAADDDLNLDDIVTYSTPAAKTKGAKAKTDLDEFELQEDITLDDEIKTDEIFSREPTKKPSSDMDESITIDLDTLDIELEEEPGGKAVYKEAGPGEDFLMDEDFLKDAPGKKTVRLDEDESTTIDLDSLDITLEEEEELKKGVELDEDERLTLDDTGLSIDDLSEQELKSTLEDDLPLDLIEDEDIKLNLKEIDPSLSIDDLTRPEGAGSRLVTDEFESEKLPEIDIDRLEQEDFTIAHRPLRTRTGITAAAPDSILDIENERTGPVYDIEHPETAVEVHDTVPGGAVNFSIDHSLGYSRIGALLRLFCLYYIALIPHFIVLFIYTLLTMILGAVNTWITLFGGRWQEDFAEIQEKTLRYMISLGACAADVVEEMPPYAGKSSIDYPLQLNVIFPARNSRWMALLRATGVGMLVVALPHLLLLFLLSLGAVLISFAGLISLIATRSWPHILFNFMASYYNYAANVLAFLGGIVDRYPSFRVE